The proteins below are encoded in one region of Apium graveolens cultivar Ventura chromosome 4, ASM990537v1, whole genome shotgun sequence:
- the LOC141719960 gene encoding cyclin-D2-1-like, which produces MKGVDFLEFRPSEISAAVAICVTRETQEPEIDKAISGVMHFEKDRLLKCVQMIEDLIEIAASTDLPDGTVSVAARAGSGSPDGVLDAAFLSYRIYGRTVVSDPSSSNAANQDPKRRRLD; this is translated from the exons ATGAAAG GTGTTGATTTCCTAGAATTTAGGCCCTCGGAAATCTCAGCTGCTGTTGCAATCTGTGTTACGAGAGAAACACAAGAACCAGAGATTGACAAGGCAATATCTGGTGTCATGCATTTTGAGAAG GATAGGCTGCTGAAGTGTGTTCAAATGATTGAAGATTTGATAGAGATAGCAGCGAGTACTGATCTACCTGATGGTACTGTATCAGTAGCAGCTCGAGCAGGGTCCGGGAGTCCTGATGGGGTGTTGGATGCAGCATTCTTGAGCTATAGAATCTACGGGAGAACAGTTGTTTCAGATCCTAGTTCATCAAACGCTGCTAATCAAGATCCGAAAAGGAGAAGGCTTGATTGA